The following is a genomic window from Solanum lycopersicum chromosome 6, SLM_r2.1.
AAGAGCAAGTGGTTATCACACAACAATCATTGTGTGACACGTgttaattgaatttgaaatatatttttttttaattttaagttttcatATTTCTCTCTCTCACTTTTTGACTTATTGTAATTTTAttgctttaattttaatttcactttAAATTCTTTATCTTTCACCCCTACTTTCAAGTTATCCCtcccttcattttctttttttcttcttcttcaccttcCACCCTCACCTCACCCCACCCCTACGTCAAGTTAAGcccctccattttttttcttcttcttcttcggtcaaatttcttttttaaaaaaaattatactattttctagtatttgtgatattgataacaaaactaattattttttaaagaaaattaatattttgaaggtatcatcaattaatttttctcatttcacATAACttcaaaactagaaatgataattttgtaaGAGTCAAAATTCTCCGAAAAGTGAAAATATTAAAGTGaaatttggattttaaaaaataaataatacctactaatcatcttgaaatctagTGGATTATCAAATTGTTCgaaatgtaataaaatatttagatataattttaaagttgaagagagttaaaataatattagtaaaaaaaagagGTGGAGTTGTGATAAAAAGGGCATTGAAAGTGAAAAGTTACCATGAAAATGACAAcgaatttttgaagaagaaggaagaaagaaaaaagaaaattaataaagagaaaaagttataaaaacaagaaaatatattttatagcaaaatacttgtaaaaataaaattatattcattttttagtttGGTCACGTTCTTTAAGAGGGTGCATACACTCTCCATGCTAGGTGgacaaaaaatgatgtaataatatcaaTTCAGGATTGTTTAGGAGGGTAGTAGGACATTTGCATAATTTAagtgtttttttgaaaatttaggataacttcaggtgtcactttatgttttttctctaTTTCTTAGTCaagtgcctacatgggatgtgctcaagttctaccattggcaagtagaacaccctcatcggagtaggttagaactccggattccatgcttttctaccatggtctatgttggttattgtctattctcatcacgagggatacctactagaattagagaagttctatgaagtttaggtggtgatatgagacgctatctagacattgcgcAATAGGTTTTGAAAATGTaggttagagtccctaggtcttgtccaagaccatcaCTTGAAtgttcttatgtaatgaatgaatcttaaatgaactaatgaatgtaatgagtTAAGTTAAGAaaacatgttaaatgaataagtacttatctagaatATTTAAGGGTTGTCtggttaaggtgtgaagggggcataggaatgatAACTTCAtctcttacctagataagtcttaagaatgactcttgttagggaagttggttgactatgtagacatgatccaaacttaggtagtgtcaagattatttaggtaatcttgaaaagtcaatcatggacgttatcttcttgatttacttaagtaagtcttttgataacctttgtaggggagaatgtcatatcatatGTAAACTAATGTATtgagtgagaatgattctatcttaggtagtctataggatctcttaagtgtgtgtgtaaggaaTTGTacgggcggtcgcttcacaactcactcacgTGAACCCTAGAATCACCTtcggtaggaggatctcatgtttatgtgctTGGTGTGTAtatcattataggtggtcttaaggatcatttaggtgtgcctagagagggtgtatgagcgATATCTCTTTGTCATACTTATGTGAGTCTTATGATAGCTTTTAATGAGAGGATTGAATGCTAGGAAGTACTCTATGTGAAGTTGATAggcttcactgtaacagtgaacttgcttactgtaatgttttcctaaaaatgtgaataattgcttAAATGATTCTTATGTACTTTTGAGTTGTTAAatattgttcttatgcttatagtatgttgttttagtcaaaattcatgaaaaaaaatattatttagtaaatgcccttttttcatggtttttgcatggtttccatacttagtgcatctaatgtgctaaccccttcttttccctttttaactTAAGTGTAGgaaattggaagtcttgatataCCATGGAGGATGGATAGATTTCTAagtgttgaagatgaagtattggtgagtcctcatcgattcgaggataatatccacatgttcctttatgtcttagtatttattttatgacttATATGGGCTTAGTCCCAAGTGATGTATACtccaaagtttagatggttcaatgagatgttttaaaggtttaatgttttaGATGAAAGTCTTCCACTTGTGTAATGATTATGAAAAAAGTTCtttgtgtgtgaagaaagttttaattcttactcattttagaatgtttattatgcaatggaTGATACGAGTGGCTTTGATGaaacttcttgaagtctcatttgccgtGTGGCAAGAcaaggatgctctaacttctaggatGTACTTGCGGGTCGTTACACTGACACTTCTCTATGACCTCCACTTAAATTaatctttttcatttcttttaaaatcaatttcattttaatattaattgcAAAATGTAAAAACAAAAAGTTCCTCTGAAAATCTCTTATTTGCACCTCTTAAATATACTTTTGCTTCCCTCCCATATAGTGtattacttaattattaatattgtattgTTGGAGttcttatttcaatataatataatataaatgttgATATAAAGTATAGAAAATCTACTAAATTGCATGTTTTATAGTTTgagtattaattttatttaacattcatgttagagaTTGTTCAAATTCTATTGAATTTTGAGATTCTCAACTCTGTAAAAAACACCTTGAGGTTTTGAGAAAAGAagaatagaaaacataaaaaatatagtaGTTTAAAAATGTGAGAGAACTCCTCCATTAAAAATTAACAAGTTATTCAAGCAATAGAGAGTATGTGCAGAAAATTCTAATGGATATGAAACATTGAAACCTCCAAGAAAGCAATAGTTGCATGTGATAAGATGTGTTGTCCAAAACCAAGTGGAAGAATGAATTTTCTTGATATATATACACGGGACAAAGCAGTAATTGGTAAGTTATTATGGAACTTTTGCCAGAAAAAAGACGTAGTCTATATACTTATAATGGGAAAACAAGTGTCAGGAACATACATGCTAAACGAGATTCTTGGGTGGTACAGAGGATATTTAAGACTACAGAACATTTAAAAGAGGCAGGGTTCACTGAGAATGACATAAGTAATATGACACAGTACAACATTAGTAAAGTGTATTGGCAGATGAGAAGTACAAACAAGAAGGTAGAGTGGAGAACACTAGTGTGTACAAACTTTGGAGCTCCTAAGTAGTTATTCATCATGTATCTGGCAATGAAAGGAAGTCTTGCAACGAAAGAAAGATTGGAAAAATGAGGGATAATGCAAGTACAAACCTGTCCCTTTTGTCAGCTAATGAATGAAGATCATGATCATATTTTCTTCTAGTGTGCATATGCAGCAGATGTGTGGAGGAGTATACTCCATTTGCgaggaataaaaataaaaacaatgaaCTGGACTAATGAGATAGAATGATCAATAAAATACATGAAAGGAAGAAGCAACAGGACCCTTGTGTATGGAATAACAATGACAAACACAGTATATCATATATAGTTAGAGCGCAATGCCACGATATTTCAAGAAAAGCATCAAACAGTAGGTTCTATGATCAGACTTATAGTTCATGGAATTCTTGAAAGATATACGATATCGTAGAATAGCTTCTAGATTACACAATTTAAATACTTATGCATAGAAATATTAGCAAATATGAGAATCTGGTTTAGCAAGGATGGAGCTTACGTTGTCAGTACCggctaatttttttgttttattatgttttacttaccaaagaaatatatatatgatgagaaACAGTGGAACGGTTTAGAAGATGTAGGATTctagttaattaattagatataattaattaagtaatgtTTAACTTAAAAATGACACGCGTAcatattaattactttttaaaattaggtTTATCATCTTCAATTGTCTTCTAGTAGGTGTGCGCATTCTTTATGTCACGTCATAATTTATGGtgtatttattctattttaaataaatttagggGTAATATAACTCTAGTCAAGTTTAAAGATGTATTtagtatgaaggaaaatatttttcgatccaattttctcatattttattgggttaaatttttttaaaaatattttccaaatcaacgtattttcctcaaattcaaGCAAAATGACTTCTCTTCAAAActtaaagaaaacattttctaaaattctCTTTCAATcctcccccaccccccaccccaatTCCCAACCctcccccaaaaaaaattaagtttattttaaaaaatatttcaacttcaaaatttcatttgtttAACCTCTACTCTCGACCCTCCtcccttccccccccccctccaccCACCCCCTACCAGCACCTCCTCCAccattccaaaaaaataatttaagtttgtttttaaaaaaatattttcaactttaaaactttatttttcacCCATACCTAGATCTCCctccccccccaaaaaaaattaagtttgtttcTAAAAACttcaagtttttatttttttcaccacTACCCTCGATCCCCCCTACGTACTCCCCTCgcccctccaaaaaaaattaagtttattttaaaaaatattaatttttaccCCTACCATCTATCTTccccaccccaaaaaaattaagtttgtttcCAAAAAATAATTGTGCCATTTAACTTGGGTTCGAATTACATTTACGCCCTTCAACTTTagatgtgcacaagtagacacttaaacttgtataaaattgaacaaataaacatgtgtcctacatgtcattttttgtcctacatgATGTCttacgtgtattgtgtcatgtaggactcatgtatttatttatttaaaagttggatagttaaagtgtgtttgttcattatgaaagttggaggtcaaagttaaaatttgaaatcaagtttagggtctaatatatgtattatcccaaaaataaaaaatatttctcagaaacatttttcattcaaaaccaaatattaaaaaaaagtttctaaaaatattttctacccaccaaccaaatatgagaaaataagtcaaaaattacttgcagaaaaatattttccttcataccaaacacactgtaagagtgtctttgagattttgatCATAGTCTATGATAATTATGCCTTTATTTCATGCAACATATACAGCACAGAGAAAATCAGCTATTGTAACACGAAATTGGAATTCTCTCAAAAGCAATAGACAAAAGAGTGAAGATTGAGAACGAAACAACAAAAAGCTCAAGACTAATTAGTAATTGTGTAGGTGGTTATGATCGAGTCTGCTACAGGAGTttatcactacaacaaaaatgatcatcagcgatatttaattcttaattgccgctaaatatgtttttttagcggcaattgtcactctttgtatatgtccctaaaacctttagcgacattggtttTAATGGAACTTAACTAATGTCGGTAAAGACTTTTAACACTCTGTATTagtatcaatatttaatgccgctaaaagttgtttttgttgtagtgtattGAGGGGCAGTAATCTCCTTAGTGTGGTTGTGAGTTTGTTCCAGTTGTATCAAAGACAAGATCTCATCGTGTCTGAAGGTATTACTAGAGTTAGTCCCTACAATATAGAGTGATGATTTGAATCCACTCTTTAAGATAGTTAAGTTGGTTGAAAATCCTACAGATTGTAGGTTTTGGTTTTTATTCCCTTGATCAAGGAGAGTTTTCATAGTCACGTTGTCTGTTGTTGTATAGACGAACTTAAGGAACCAGCTGGTTCCTTAAGATCAGAGTGCAGTAGCATCAAGTAATTGGAAAAACAAATCAAGATTTTATTAACTATTGTTGCATGAGTTACCATGAATACTTGTTACATCTAAGTTCATTCCAGGATTTGATGTGGTTTTTCGACATTTTAATACATGGCACAGACAGAACACCATTATCCTCAAAATAGACATGAAATGTTGAAAGAGTATTTACATGATTTGTGTCACATTTTTCCGTATGAACTGTTATTGGGCCTTAGTTGTAAGTTGAAGAAACTACATATGAGCAAAGTGACCTTCCTTAGACAATTTCCCTTGCATCCATCTCTGCAGCATTTCAAGTGCTGCCTTAGGTTGATCCATTGGAACCATGTGTCCTGCATCATGGACCCTAAGGAATGTTAGAGTCCCATGGTTCTTTTCAATTCCTTTCTCTTCACCATCTACTATAAAAGGAACCGATCGTGCTGCCCCAAAATCTTTCTGCCCAGACCATTCCATTGCATGTACCCACCTCGAGTTCCCtgtccatatatatatatatatatatatatatatatatatatatatatatatatatatatatatcaacaaaaatagTTTAGTTATGCACTTACCTCAAACTATTTATAGTAGATGCACATAATTTAGGAGGTTCTGTTGGATCAGAAACGAATGAAGCTTACCTAGCCAGTTGCAGATTAGATCATATTCCCCTGCATAGACAAGTAGCTTGATTCCATCCTCAAGAAGTGGAGGAATACCAGCTTCAAGATTCCTCATCCAATCCAACTGCATTGCCTGGTAAACTGTAGAACTACACGAGACAAACTCAATATCCCCAACACCAAGGGCATGTTTAACCTTTTCATCATTAAGGAGATTTTCCATGTTGGAGAAGTCATAGCAGAGATCACCATCACAAGTCTTTCTCACATCATAGTACTGCAGATTTAATGTTATGGTTATTAGAAATCAGTAGTGTGATTATTACTTAGCTCggagagaaaattaaaagaaattatggTGGTTTCTTACATTTTTGTTACCCACAACATTCATGATCTTGTTGAAGATACTTGTGCAAACAAGATATGCCGCCATGCAAGCACTTCCACCATCAGttcctaaaataattttttttttgcatagcACACGAATTATTATGTCAAGATTTATAGTGAAACGATAAATACAGTTGGTGGGTGAGATGAAGATTACCACAAAGCTTAATTGCCTGTTGACATTTTGGATATGACTTGTCAATGACATTGTAATCAGATTGTTTGATCAATCTCATATCCAATGCATAGTCAGTGTAGGCTTTGTACTGAATTTCTGGATTAGTGAGTCCATTACCAATGGCAAATCCCTAATCGAATAAAATTAGCACCGTaacaaagcaaaaaaaaatagctATATATGCAAGAAATGAGTATAATTACCTTAAGATTTATTTGAATTCCTTCTTTGTTCTTGTTACCTTGATGAACACGAGAAGCAAATGCAGGAATGTAATGCCCAGCATATGATTCTCCAGTTAtgtaaaaatcattatttacaTACTGAGGATGTGCCTTGAAGAAAGCCTAAGGACAAACAAATAAGGTGTTTTAGTTTAAACATGTAAGCTAGATCAATAACATTCAAAGTTTAAACGTAAGATTTCGAACAAAACCTGCAAAAAGTCGTAAAGGTCATTGCTAACACCCCTTTCATCGTGACGAATGTCATCATCGTCTGAACTATAACTGAAACCAGTTCCAATTGGTTGATCAACGTATATTAAGTTTGAGACCTGTAGATcaaattataaacatgaatcaTGCAGTTCAAAAAAATCTCTCCTTTTTCCCATTTGATATTCTAGAGCCTATTGGGTTCATTTAATTGGAACTTTTTTGATGTGCGCTAATTGATATTGGAAAACAACTTTAATCAACAACTCTATCATAAATTTGAGTAGTGGAATCTTATTTATTCAGAAAATAAAGTGATTACTAGGGGACTTTATGTTATGTCCCTATATCATTGTGGTGGGAGAAAGTAGAAATTAAAGATGTATAGGTTCACAAAGTGGAAGGGACTTTACGTGTAAATGAAGATACAGCAAAAGGCTGCCAAATctctcttcaaaaatatataaacaaaagaaagaaaaattattttatctataattaaATTGTATTAGGATAAATTTAGATGCACCAAAACTTTAACATCACGTACAACTTTTTTGAAATAGACTGCCTTAAtctttaatggagaaaaaagtaaaaatatgaatttaataattttaaattaaaaaatgtaaaatatgtatttttaattttgtaattttaaatatgttatatgtaaaaatattaataaaataataatttatttaaaaaaaaaactgactAAAAGAAAATCTAGGcaattaaattgaaatgaaataagtaaaaacCTTGTCCCAGCCGAAATCATTCCAAACAAGTGACATATTGTCTGCTATATTGAAAGGTCCATTTTCATAAAACACAGCCAATTCACTGCTACATCCTGGCCCCCCTGTTAGCCATATAACAACTGGATCATTCTGGCTGCTTCTtgattcaaaaaagaaataaaacatcCTGCCAAACAAATTAAACGATTCAGAATTGcaccaaaataaaagataaaaataacattaacaattacaaaattttcttttctctcgAATTTAACTGGACACTATAATAAATAAAGGATCTGCTATagtaaaatataatacatacaagtatttataatcataatcaatattttatatgaGTATCGTTTATTCTTTTAACaagttaaaatataatgatattaatttaattgctataaaatattttatcatcatTAAATATCTCTTTTGTTATTGTGATAATGAATTTAAGAACACAAGTTACTATGACTACTATCAATgagattattttattgaaagtaaaataaaaatttcaaaatcaaagaatacctagaaataaaaaaatggttATTCTTTGCGTAATAAAGTGACAAATCCAATCTATAATCATCACGGGCGGAGCTATTTCAATGATTACGAGTTTTGCTGAATTTAGCCTAAACCTGTTATTTATATCGAAAATATGTAtagattattaatattttctaagtTTCATCTTATATAAGATAATTTAATATGTTGTGGActttaagaaagaaaggaatattttaatatttttatttgaaaataaatgatagAAATTTGTGTGATGataaattactttatatatgacaaacataaatattttatagttaaattgtTGCTTAATATAAaaagtgttttatttttttggaccGATTAAGAAAAACTGTCACTGTGAGTTTGAAcaataatataactttaaaattgtgTTAACCATACCATACCTTGCATCTTTAGTATGTGGAAGAATATAATAACCGGCATGATGACCCAAATCTTGAACAGTGGCTCCAGAATCACCAAGATAAGATAAATTGAATCTCTTCTCAAAGAGAGTTTGCTGATGAGTAGCAGCTAAGGGTGATGATGAAGCCTTGTTGATATCATGTTTAGGGAACAAATTAAATTGTTTGATGAGTTTTTCTGCCATTGGTACAGGGAATTTGACAGAAGACACCATAAACTCATCCTCATTATTGGATGAAGAAAGGGAAAGAACATGACAAGAGGGAAAAACAAcaagtaaagcaagaaagagTAAAGATAAACATGATgccatttttcaagatttaattaGGCTCTTTATTGAATATATTGCTATTTAtaaggaggaggagaaggaagAATAGTGTGATATAGGCATTGGGTGTTGTGTTGTGTCACTATGTGTCGGTGTGAGAGAGTAAGGGTGAGGGGGAGAAACATGGGATTCAAACCGCTTTGTTTGTTTAAAGTGATGCTAATATGGACAAACTAGTCATTCTTTTTGGGTGAGCGGGTGAGGTTAAGAAAAAGCAACAGTTCTTCCGTATAAGTTACTTCATGTGTcccaattaatttaatttttaccgATTTCGTGCAAGAgtcttaaaaaaatttgaaatacgttgtcaattaaaatttggatgacatgaaaaaaattgaaatttgaattagatttgGGTTGATGTTATCCCGCCATAGAAGAAATATTTTTGCTATGGCGCCGCCGTTCTAACGGCATGGCAAGCTATTATAGTAAGGTCTGCGACGCAGATACTGAAaaacacaaatttttttaactcTTCAGTGGTAAAAAAGAAGAGGGTAACTCCAAAAACCCTCCAAAAGTTGCTCCAAGCTTTTGTACAAGGGAGAGGAGGGATTCTAGCACAAGGTGGCTCAAGCCCGTGGATGTATGTTTCTCAAGATTCTCATCTCGTATCTAGAAGCTCACGCTCAAAGTCCTTAGGTAATTGTTTGACGTCTAATAGGCTAGTCATAATTGAGTAGTTAGGTGTGTCTTTAGTTGCATAATACTTATGAATTGCTGAGAGTTGCATGTATAGCCTTTACGCACAAAGTCTAGGTAGATAGACACGTGTTTATAGTTGTTCTAGATGTAAGGGTTCTTGATTTGTTGGACCTCATAATTGTTATTGGGATTTATCATAGAGGTGTTAAATTATGGGTAATTCAGTCATAAGCGGAAGAATTATCCGAAAGGAATCGTCTAGGAGTAGGTAATGATTGTTGTTTTTCTAGTTaggatttttatttatgttcatTGTCTCTATAGTAAAACGTTTACAATGCATGTTAGAGTAATGAAAACTAGGGTAAGTTTATTGCTTCATACAATATACATTTGAGATTTATTACAGTGTGGTCAGTGTCTTACAacactacttgtatggggttcatCTATTG
Proteins encoded in this region:
- the LOC101266830 gene encoding serine carboxypeptidase-like gives rise to the protein MASCLSLLFLALLVVFPSCHVLSLSSSNNEDEFMVSSVKFPVPMAEKLIKQFNLFPKHDINKASSSPLAATHQQTLFEKRFNLSYLGDSGATVQDLGHHAGYYILPHTKDARMFYFFFESRSSQNDPVVIWLTGGPGCSSELAVFYENGPFNIADNMSLVWNDFGWDKVSNLIYVDQPIGTGFSYSSDDDDIRHDERGVSNDLYDFLQAFFKAHPQYVNNDFYITGESYAGHYIPAFASRVHQGNKNKEGIQINLKGFAIGNGLTNPEIQYKAYTDYALDMRLIKQSDYNVIDKSYPKCQQAIKLCGTDGGSACMAAYLVCTSIFNKIMNVVGNKNYYDVRKTCDGDLCYDFSNMENLLNDEKVKHALGVGDIEFVSCSSTVYQAMQLDWMRNLEAGIPPLLEDGIKLLVYAGEYDLICNWLGNSRWVHAMEWSGQKDFGAARSVPFIVDGEEKGIEKNHGTLTFLRVHDAGHMVPMDQPKAALEMLQRWMQGKLSKEGHFAHM